A stretch of Oncorhynchus gorbuscha isolate QuinsamMale2020 ecotype Even-year linkage group LG24, OgorEven_v1.0, whole genome shotgun sequence DNA encodes these proteins:
- the LOC124012492 gene encoding gastrula zinc finger protein XlCGF49.1-like → MSQPTPLYLRSGITTQCPRRWWHSDSHSRILFDQVLNSNDRARAQAQGGEATSGSSKEKRFLCIFCNKGFSCPQTVEIHQRVHTGEKPYSCTQCPMRFTQAGDLKRHHRVHTGEKPYSCPQCHIHFTQASSLKRHLKVHTGERLFTCTHCGKRFSERGILRIHQQKNHSTK, encoded by the coding sequence ATGTCACAACCCACTCCCCTTTACCTGCGTTCAGGGATCACAACCCAGTGTCCACGTCGATGGTGGCATTCTGATTCACACAGCCGCATCCTTTTCGATCAGGTATTGAACTCAAACGACAGGGCTAGAGCTCAGGCTCAGGGAGGGGAAGCCACATCAGGCAGTAGTAAAGAGAAACGGTTCCTCTGCATAttctgtaacaaaggcttcagctgcccccagacagtggagatccaccagagggtccacacaggggagaaaccttacagctgtacccagtgtccCATGCGCTTCACACAGGCTGgtgacctgaagaggcaccacagggtccacacaggggagaaaccctacagctgcCCGCAGTGTCACATCCACTTCACCCAGGCTAGCAGCCTGAAGAGGCACCTGAAGGTCCACACAGGAGAAAGGCTGTTCACCTGTACACACTGCgggaagaggttctcagagaggGGCATcctcaggatacaccagcagaaaaaccATTCCACAAAATAA